The Chanodichthys erythropterus isolate Z2021 chromosome 14, ASM2448905v1, whole genome shotgun sequence genome window below encodes:
- the lypd6b gene encoding ly6/PLAUR domain-containing protein 6B isoform X2 has translation MAADLALVSLLVQLLVDLVASDNIDFYNLMPAVEATPYPKSFKCFTCEQASDNYSCNRWAEDVWCPQNTQYCMTIHHFNHHGKTKFVTKRCAVHEECQLSGCRHHKNTHHECVSCCEGMVCNVELPTNHSNAVFALRQTHNSAAPTFRTWDSLILLIPALTRLLPL, from the exons ATGGCAGCAGATCTGGCTTTAGTCTCACTTCTTGTCCAGCTTCTTGTTGATTTGGTGGCAAGTGACAACATTGACTTCTACAATCTCATGCCTGCTGTAGAAG CCACCCCGTATCCCAAGAGTTTCAAGTGCTTCACCTGTGAACAGGCCTCAGACAACTACAGCTGTAACCGCTGGGCAGAAGATGTGTGGTGCCCTCAGA ATACCCAGTACTGTATGACAATACATCACTTCAACCATCATGGGAAGACAAAGTTTGTTACAAAAAGATGTGCAGTGCATGAAGAATGCCAGTTATCCGGCTGTAGACatcataaaaatacacaccAT GAGTGTGTATCTTGCTGTGAAGGGATGGTTTGTAACGTAGAGCTGCCCACCAATCACAGTAATGCAGTGTTTGCTCTGAGACAAACCCACAACTCCGCAGCACCCACTTTTAGGACCTGGGATTCTTTGATCCTGCTGATCCCGGCTCTCACTAGGCTGTTACCATTGTGA
- the lypd6 gene encoding ly6/PLAUR domain-containing protein 6 produces MEPWPIMAWGLMLTAITGWIKAVQSRDFTEKDIVFLHPSTTPYPGGFKCFTCEDAPDNYECNRWAPDLYCPRESRYCYTRHKMSWDGNTVSVTKRCVAMEDCLETGCSDMDHEGNRECTACCEGNICNMPLPRNETDAIFATMSPINESIQPAHSPTLLLFVCIMGLMLHSIN; encoded by the exons ATGGAACCCTGGCCTATCATGGCCTGGGGCTTAATGCTGACCGCCATCACCGGCTGGATCAAAGCGGTTCAATCAAGGGACTTCACAGAAAAAGACATTGTTTTTCTCCATCCCTCAA CAACTCCATATCCAGGAGGATTTAAGTGTTTTACCTGTGAAGATGCACCGGACAACTATGAATGCAATCGCTGGGCTCCAGATCTCTACTGTCCACGAG AGAGCAGATATTGTTACACACGTCATAAGATGAGCTGGGATGGAAACACAGTGTCGGTGACAAAGCGTTGTGTGGCGATGGAAGACTGTCTTGAAACAGGATGCTCGGACATGGACCATGAAGGAAACAGG GAGTGTACAGCCTGTTGTGAGGGGAACATCTGTAACATGCCTCTCCCACGAAACGAGACTGATGCCATCTTTGCCACCATGTCTCCCATTAACGAGAGCATTCAACCAGCACACAGTCCCACGCTGCTGCTTTTTGTCTGTATCATGGGCCTGATGCTCCACAGTATTAACTGA
- the lypd6b gene encoding ly6/PLAUR domain-containing protein 6B isoform X1, translated as MKSLTGVTISVLNMAADLALVSLLVQLLVDLVASDNIDFYNLMPAVEATPYPKSFKCFTCEQASDNYSCNRWAEDVWCPQNTQYCMTIHHFNHHGKTKFVTKRCAVHEECQLSGCRHHKNTHHECVSCCEGMVCNVELPTNHSNAVFALRQTHNSAAPTFRTWDSLILLIPALTRLLPL; from the exons GTGTCACTATCAGTGTTTTAAACATGGCAGCAGATCTGGCTTTAGTCTCACTTCTTGTCCAGCTTCTTGTTGATTTGGTGGCAAGTGACAACATTGACTTCTACAATCTCATGCCTGCTGTAGAAG CCACCCCGTATCCCAAGAGTTTCAAGTGCTTCACCTGTGAACAGGCCTCAGACAACTACAGCTGTAACCGCTGGGCAGAAGATGTGTGGTGCCCTCAGA ATACCCAGTACTGTATGACAATACATCACTTCAACCATCATGGGAAGACAAAGTTTGTTACAAAAAGATGTGCAGTGCATGAAGAATGCCAGTTATCCGGCTGTAGACatcataaaaatacacaccAT GAGTGTGTATCTTGCTGTGAAGGGATGGTTTGTAACGTAGAGCTGCCCACCAATCACAGTAATGCAGTGTTTGCTCTGAGACAAACCCACAACTCCGCAGCACCCACTTTTAGGACCTGGGATTCTTTGATCCTGCTGATCCCGGCTCTCACTAGGCTGTTACCATTGTGA